A single Arachnia propionica DNA region contains:
- a CDS encoding sugar ABC transporter ATP-binding protein, whose translation MTTTESGPEASARLGEVLLEARGVSKFFPGVRALEGVDFTLRTGEVHALVGENGAGKSTLMKVLSGLYQPDEGEVLMRGEPITLPTPLAAQQAGISVIHQEFFLMNHLTAAQNMFIGREPRLPGGLLDHKKLNNDAAELLERLGVKIDPRIQVGKLTVASQQLLEIAKALSFNSKVLIMDEPTAALNDAEVETLFRIMDGFIGPDTGIVYISHRMEEIRRKSTQITVLRDGKFVDSRPSSEVTIPEIIQLMVGRKLASDVRPEPRESTETVLDVKKLSTAELLKDVSFHLEKGEILGFAGLMGAGRTEVARALIGADPRTGGVVTVGGKQVDIHSPKDAVKIGIGYLSEDRKRYGLVLQQDVAANTVLPSLKKFSTGGLLQDGRMRQAAGKWVKTLATKTPSVRQQARNLSGGNQQKVVLAKWLERDCDILIFDEPTRGIDVGAKQEIYDLLDELTDQGKSIIMISSEMEEVLRMSDRIAVMCNGRITGFLPNAEATQEKIMELATQFTTTETTSEAN comes from the coding sequence ATGACCACCACCGAATCTGGTCCCGAGGCCAGTGCCCGTCTCGGGGAGGTCCTGCTCGAGGCCCGGGGTGTCAGCAAGTTCTTCCCGGGGGTCCGGGCGCTGGAGGGCGTCGACTTCACCCTGCGCACCGGGGAGGTGCACGCGCTCGTCGGCGAGAACGGCGCCGGCAAGTCGACGCTGATGAAGGTCCTCTCGGGGCTCTACCAGCCCGACGAGGGCGAGGTCCTGATGCGGGGCGAACCCATCACCCTGCCGACCCCGCTCGCCGCCCAGCAGGCGGGCATCAGCGTCATCCACCAGGAATTCTTCCTGATGAACCATCTGACGGCGGCGCAGAACATGTTCATCGGCCGCGAACCCCGGCTGCCCGGCGGTCTCCTCGACCACAAGAAGCTCAACAACGACGCCGCCGAACTCCTGGAGAGGCTCGGGGTCAAGATCGACCCGCGCATCCAGGTGGGGAAGCTGACCGTCGCCTCCCAGCAGCTGCTGGAGATCGCCAAGGCGCTCTCGTTCAACTCCAAGGTCCTGATCATGGACGAGCCGACGGCCGCCCTGAACGACGCCGAGGTGGAGACGCTGTTCCGGATCATGGACGGTTTCATCGGACCCGACACCGGCATCGTCTACATCTCCCACCGAATGGAGGAAATCCGCCGCAAGTCCACCCAGATCACCGTCCTGCGCGACGGGAAGTTCGTGGACAGCCGCCCGAGTTCCGAGGTCACCATCCCGGAGATCATCCAGCTGATGGTGGGTCGCAAACTGGCCTCCGACGTGCGACCCGAACCACGCGAGAGCACCGAGACGGTCCTCGACGTGAAGAAGCTGTCCACCGCCGAGCTGCTCAAGGACGTCAGCTTCCACCTGGAGAAGGGCGAGATCCTCGGTTTCGCCGGGCTGATGGGCGCGGGCCGCACCGAGGTGGCGCGGGCCCTGATAGGCGCCGATCCCCGCACCGGCGGCGTCGTCACGGTCGGCGGCAAACAGGTGGACATCCACAGCCCGAAGGACGCCGTCAAGATCGGCATCGGCTACCTCTCCGAGGACCGCAAACGCTACGGCTTGGTGCTGCAGCAGGACGTCGCGGCAAACACCGTGCTGCCGTCGCTGAAGAAGTTCTCCACGGGCGGGTTGCTGCAGGACGGCAGGATGCGCCAGGCCGCCGGGAAATGGGTGAAGACCCTCGCCACGAAGACCCCCAGCGTGCGCCAGCAGGCCCGGAACCTCTCCGGCGGCAACCAGCAGAAGGTGGTGCTCGCCAAGTGGCTGGAGCGCGACTGCGACATCCTCATCTTCGACGAACCCACCCGCGGCATCGACGTCGGCGCCAAACAGGAGATCTACGACCTCCTCGACGAACTGACCGATCAGGGCAAGTCGATCATCATGATCTCCTCCGAGATGGAGGAGGTGCTGCGCATGTCCGACCGGATAGCGGTGATGTGCAACGGCCGTATCACCGGATTCCTCCCGAATGCCGAGGCCACCCAGGAGAAAATCATGGAGCTGGCCACCCAGTTCACGACCACCGAGACCACGAGCGAGGCCAACTGA
- a CDS encoding ABC transporter permease translates to MSTATAAPTTVRSRGIPEQYKAILQQILVVAVLILLSVFFTIMKPAFADWSNLSSLLLASVVTGVQALGLSFVIATGGIDLTPGLGMAATSVFAGVLIAKSGGFGLPMWVGVLGGLAAGALLGLINGVLVAYIKMQPMIATLAMMMVCWGAALVMAGGKNISLRNVEGYSGIAVGEIIPGVYNSILILILLAVIAGVLMNHTVVGRYSLSIGSNEEATRISGVDTHRWKVLAYVICGLFTGISGILMSSRLSAAQPTLGQGYEMYAIAAAVIGGTSLRGGRASIFGAVIGAVTIQTIFNGLTIMGVQDQWQKVVLGVVVLIAVVVDIVRRGGKEE, encoded by the coding sequence ATGTCCACCGCCACCGCCGCCCCCACCACCGTCCGGTCCAGGGGCATTCCCGAGCAGTACAAGGCGATCCTCCAGCAGATCCTGGTGGTGGCCGTCCTGATCCTCCTGTCCGTCTTCTTCACCATCATGAAACCGGCGTTCGCGGACTGGAGCAACCTCTCGTCGCTGCTGCTGGCCTCCGTCGTGACGGGTGTGCAGGCGCTCGGGCTGTCGTTCGTGATCGCCACCGGCGGCATCGACCTGACCCCCGGGCTCGGCATGGCGGCGACGTCGGTGTTCGCGGGGGTGCTGATCGCCAAGTCGGGCGGTTTCGGCCTGCCCATGTGGGTCGGGGTCCTCGGTGGCCTGGCGGCGGGCGCTCTGTTGGGACTCATCAACGGGGTGCTGGTGGCCTACATCAAGATGCAGCCCATGATCGCGACGCTGGCCATGATGATGGTCTGCTGGGGCGCGGCCCTGGTGATGGCGGGTGGCAAGAACATCTCGCTGCGCAACGTCGAGGGCTACAGCGGTATCGCGGTCGGTGAGATCATCCCCGGCGTCTACAACAGCATCCTGATCCTCATCCTGCTGGCCGTGATCGCCGGTGTGCTCATGAACCACACCGTCGTCGGGCGCTACTCCCTGTCCATCGGCTCCAACGAGGAGGCCACCCGCATCTCCGGCGTCGACACCCACCGCTGGAAGGTGCTGGCCTATGTGATCTGCGGCCTGTTCACGGGGATCTCCGGCATCCTGATGTCGTCGCGGCTGTCCGCCGCCCAGCCGACCCTCGGGCAGGGCTACGAAATGTACGCCATCGCGGCGGCCGTCATCGGTGGCACGTCGCTGCGAGGCGGCCGCGCCTCGATCTTCGGCGCCGTGATCGGTGCCGTGACCATCCAGACCATCTTCAACGGCCTGACCATCATGGGCGTCCAGGACCAGTGGCAGAAGGTGGTCCTCGGGGTCGTCGTCCTCATCGCAGTGGTCGTCGACATCGTGCGCAGGGGCGGCAAGGAGGAGTGA
- a CDS encoding ABC transporter substrate-binding protein, giving the protein MKKLLIAGLSAALVVGFSACSNQSTSSGGSSGGGRVALVAKANSAEYWVKVKEGAEAAGKELGVDVSFNGPDTESEGDKQLNQLQSAINDKPLGIGFAPQDGAQDGAPALMDRAKESGVPVVIFDTPLNGSDVPVATVASDNKGMGAQAAEKLVALTGGKGKVAIIAHGEVGTAAARRDGFKEYLAKNAPELQVVDVQNGESDPAKSRDKAQGILQAHPDLVGFFGTDDDSTIAIADEVAAKNLQTKVVGVDSSPDVISLLEQGKISGIVVQNPYGMGKKTVELIVAASKGENPAEKNVVSESVWVTTENLKDPDVQQIVN; this is encoded by the coding sequence ATGAAGAAACTGCTCATTGCCGGGCTCAGCGCAGCACTGGTCGTCGGGTTCAGCGCATGCTCGAACCAGTCGACGAGCTCGGGTGGGAGCTCGGGTGGCGGTCGCGTGGCGCTGGTTGCGAAGGCGAACTCGGCCGAGTACTGGGTGAAGGTGAAGGAAGGGGCCGAGGCTGCGGGCAAGGAACTCGGGGTCGACGTCAGCTTCAACGGACCCGACACCGAGTCTGAGGGCGACAAGCAGCTCAACCAGCTGCAGAGCGCCATCAACGACAAGCCGCTGGGCATTGGGTTCGCGCCCCAGGACGGCGCCCAGGACGGCGCTCCGGCGCTGATGGACCGGGCGAAGGAGTCCGGGGTGCCCGTGGTCATCTTCGACACCCCGCTCAACGGGTCCGACGTGCCCGTGGCCACCGTCGCCTCCGACAACAAGGGCATGGGTGCTCAGGCCGCCGAGAAGCTGGTCGCCCTGACCGGCGGCAAGGGCAAGGTCGCGATCATCGCCCACGGCGAGGTCGGCACCGCCGCGGCCCGGCGTGACGGTTTCAAGGAGTACCTGGCCAAGAACGCGCCCGAGCTGCAGGTCGTCGACGTGCAGAACGGCGAATCCGACCCGGCGAAGTCGCGCGACAAGGCGCAGGGCATCCTGCAGGCGCACCCGGATCTGGTCGGTTTCTTCGGCACCGACGACGACTCGACGATCGCCATCGCCGACGAGGTGGCCGCGAAGAACCTGCAGACGAAGGTGGTCGGCGTCGACTCCTCGCCCGACGTCATTTCCCTGCTGGAACAGGGCAAGATCAGCGGCATCGTGGTGCAGAACCCCTACGGCATGGGCAAGAAGACGGTCGAGTTGATCGTCGCTGCGTCGAAGGGCGAGAACCCTGCGGAGAAGAACGTGGTTTCCGAATCGGTGTGGGTGACCACCGAGAACCTCAAGGACCCGGACGTCCAGCAGATCGTCAACTGA
- the yaaA gene encoding peroxide stress protein YaaA has protein sequence MLSVLSPAKSLDFDSPVTVTGHTEPRLIDETEGLIEIMRTKSPGDIAKLMRISEDLAHLNATRYREFTTPHTPDDSRPAVLAFNGDVYQGLRARDFDARDLTEAQKSLRILSGLYGLLRPLDLIQPHRLEMGTRLATDRGRNLRDWWGGRITDLLREDLAASPGAKVLVNLASQEYFAAVDADRLDARIITPRFEDRDRNGTARVVSFHAKRARGAMAGWLVRNRVRSAAKLPDFTENGYAYDEQRSTPDAPVFVR, from the coding sequence ATGCTGAGCGTTCTCTCCCCCGCCAAGTCACTCGACTTCGACTCGCCGGTCACCGTCACCGGGCACACCGAACCGCGGTTGATCGACGAGACCGAGGGGCTGATCGAGATCATGCGCACCAAATCGCCCGGCGACATCGCGAAACTGATGCGCATCTCCGAGGACCTGGCCCATCTCAACGCGACGCGCTACCGCGAGTTCACCACCCCGCACACCCCCGACGACTCGCGCCCGGCGGTGCTGGCCTTCAATGGCGACGTCTACCAGGGGCTGCGCGCCCGCGACTTCGATGCCCGCGACCTCACCGAGGCGCAGAAGAGCCTGCGGATCCTGTCCGGGCTCTACGGACTGCTGCGTCCCCTCGACCTGATCCAGCCGCACCGCCTGGAGATGGGCACCCGCCTGGCCACAGACCGCGGCCGCAACCTCCGCGACTGGTGGGGCGGGCGCATCACCGACCTGCTGCGCGAGGACCTGGCCGCCTCCCCGGGTGCGAAGGTGCTGGTCAACCTGGCGTCGCAGGAGTACTTCGCCGCCGTCGACGCCGACCGCCTCGATGCGCGGATCATCACACCTCGTTTCGAGGACCGGGACCGGAACGGCACCGCCCGCGTGGTCAGTTTCCACGCCAAACGCGCCCGCGGCGCCATGGCCGGCTGGCTGGTCCGCAACCGGGTCCGCTCCGCGGCAAAACTCCCCGACTTTACCGAGAACGGCTACGCCTACGACGAACAGCGCTCGACGCCCGATGCCCCCGTCTTCGTCCGCTGA
- a CDS encoding glycosyltransferase family protein has protein sequence MAKTYRVLLYSHDSQGLGHVRRNLAIAHNLARRLPGAIDADVAGLLVTGLAPASRFPLPEGFDWVTIPGVSKGRDGYRPRSLSGATGDLIKLRSRLLQAALLGFKPDLVIIDRHIYGVWSELREPLMWLREQHPTVRVVLGLREVLDDPRVAAAEWERLGDPDRLRDLVDEVWVYGDPAVHDPVATGEAPPALADRIRFTGYLAHDRRVSDHGEPIEPKPFVLTTAGGGSDGHELLRAAVAMRAPAGYENIVVTGPQLDDASFEAIAAQAAPGTQVHRSWPGLGSQIAEAAAVISMGGYNTVCEILATDTPALVVPRETPRLEQLIRAEALRDARALDVMRTPQVTAETLGAWAAGAVTRRVDRSHISRDGLAATADFAADLLSDANPAVQEVVA, from the coding sequence ATGGCGAAAACCTACCGGGTACTGCTGTACAGCCATGACTCCCAAGGCCTGGGGCATGTGCGACGCAACCTGGCCATCGCTCACAACCTGGCCCGGCGCCTGCCGGGAGCCATCGACGCCGACGTCGCGGGGCTCCTGGTCACCGGGCTGGCACCCGCATCACGCTTCCCCCTGCCCGAGGGCTTCGACTGGGTCACCATCCCGGGCGTCTCCAAGGGCCGCGACGGCTATCGGCCGCGCAGCCTGTCCGGCGCCACCGGCGACCTGATCAAACTTCGTTCCCGGCTGCTGCAGGCCGCCCTGCTCGGTTTCAAACCCGACCTGGTCATCATCGACCGCCACATCTACGGCGTCTGGTCCGAGCTGCGGGAACCCCTCATGTGGCTGCGAGAGCAACACCCAACCGTGCGGGTGGTCCTCGGGCTGCGCGAGGTCCTCGACGACCCCCGCGTCGCCGCCGCGGAATGGGAACGCCTCGGCGACCCCGACCGGCTGCGCGACCTCGTCGACGAGGTGTGGGTCTACGGCGACCCCGCCGTCCACGACCCCGTCGCCACGGGCGAGGCCCCGCCCGCCCTGGCCGACCGCATCCGCTTCACCGGCTACCTCGCCCACGACCGTCGCGTCAGCGACCACGGCGAACCGATCGAGCCCAAACCGTTCGTGCTCACCACCGCGGGCGGCGGATCCGACGGCCACGAACTGCTGCGCGCCGCCGTCGCCATGCGGGCCCCGGCCGGGTACGAGAACATCGTCGTCACCGGGCCGCAGCTCGACGACGCCAGCTTCGAGGCCATCGCCGCGCAGGCCGCCCCCGGCACGCAGGTGCACCGCTCCTGGCCGGGCCTGGGCAGCCAGATCGCCGAGGCCGCCGCCGTGATCTCCATGGGCGGCTACAACACCGTCTGCGAGATCCTCGCCACCGACACCCCGGCGCTGGTAGTGCCCCGCGAGACCCCGCGGCTGGAGCAGCTGATCCGCGCCGAGGCGCTCCGCGACGCCCGCGCCCTCGACGTGATGCGCACCCCGCAGGTCACCGCCGAGACCCTCGGGGCCTGGGCGGCCGGCGCCGTGACGCGCCGCGTCGACCGTTCCCACATCTCCCGCGACGGCCTGGCGGCCACCGCCGATTTCGCCGCCGACCTGCTCAGCGACGCCAATCCCGCTGTTCAGGAGGTCGTGGCATGA
- a CDS encoding glycosyltransferase has protein sequence MTRIGYVLKVYPRFSETFIVTEILAREAHGDDLRIYALRPTTDARFHPEIARVRAQVSWVPRPAKASEFWAQLSDSLRHEDLRRRFAELTPDIAGLPADEVAQGISLAASVIDDGIDHLHAHFASLAGRMAWLASRLTGVPYTITTHAKDIYHESVDRGWLRRICGDADRVIAISRFNERYLNEVLDGTGARISLQYNALELERFPYRDPIQPSLPLRIATVGRLVPKKGFADLIDAVAALEVPAELDIAGSGELHDELAARIERLGLGDRVRLVGPLTQNEVSELIRGSHVFAAPCIPADDGNIDGLPTVVLEAMALGTPVVATSVSGLPEVVRDGLTGILIDPGDVAALTRSLAELAAGRVPVVTLARNARALIEEQFNSRRQAATLSTWEGGH, from the coding sequence ATGACCCGCATCGGATACGTCCTCAAGGTCTACCCGCGCTTCTCCGAGACCTTCATCGTCACCGAGATCCTGGCCCGCGAGGCCCACGGCGACGACCTGCGCATCTACGCGCTGCGTCCCACCACCGATGCCCGCTTCCACCCCGAGATCGCGCGGGTGCGCGCCCAGGTCTCGTGGGTGCCGCGCCCCGCCAAGGCCAGCGAGTTCTGGGCCCAGCTCAGCGACTCCCTGCGCCACGAGGACCTGCGACGCCGCTTCGCCGAACTCACGCCCGACATCGCCGGCCTGCCCGCCGACGAGGTGGCGCAGGGAATCTCCCTGGCCGCGTCCGTGATCGACGACGGCATCGACCACCTCCACGCCCACTTCGCCTCCCTGGCGGGCCGGATGGCGTGGCTCGCGTCCCGGTTGACGGGGGTGCCCTACACCATCACCACGCACGCCAAGGACATCTACCACGAGTCCGTGGACCGCGGCTGGCTGCGGCGGATCTGCGGTGACGCCGACCGGGTGATCGCGATCAGCCGTTTCAACGAGCGCTACCTGAACGAGGTTCTCGACGGCACCGGGGCGAGGATCTCCCTGCAGTACAACGCCCTCGAACTGGAACGTTTCCCCTACCGCGACCCGATCCAGCCCAGCCTTCCGCTGCGGATCGCCACCGTCGGGCGGCTCGTCCCGAAGAAGGGTTTCGCCGACCTCATCGACGCCGTCGCGGCCCTCGAGGTTCCCGCAGAACTGGACATCGCGGGCAGTGGCGAGCTGCACGACGAGCTCGCCGCCCGCATCGAACGTCTCGGCCTGGGCGATCGCGTCCGCCTGGTGGGTCCGCTCACCCAGAACGAGGTCTCGGAGCTGATCCGCGGCTCCCACGTCTTCGCTGCCCCCTGCATTCCCGCCGACGACGGCAACATCGACGGCCTGCCGACGGTGGTGCTGGAGGCCATGGCCCTCGGCACCCCGGTGGTCGCGACCTCCGTCAGCGGCCTGCCCGAGGTGGTGCGCGACGGCCTCACCGGCATCCTCATCGACCCCGGTGACGTCGCCGCCCTGACCCGTTCCCTGGCCGAGCTGGCCGCCGGGCGGGTGCCCGTGGTCACCCTCGCCCGCAACGCCCGGGCCCTCATCGAAGAACAGTTCAACAGCCGCCGCCAGGCGGCAACGCTCTCCACGTGGGAGGGAGGACACTGA
- a CDS encoding glycosyltransferase family 4 protein — translation MRIAYVTVDPGIPVFGTKGASVHIQEVVRELIRRGHDVTVHTTRAGRDIPDDLAGLEVIETRIEADDPGARERAQQEVSARIAARIIAGGADLVYERYSLFSTALAEVAEATGAAGILEVNAPLIEEQRTHRVLVDEEAAGKALARQVAAATATVAVSDPVRDWVRERTGSESVRTVPNGVSITRIVPRPEDIGDPVVTFVGTLKPWHGVADLLAAAALAKRPWKLRIIGDGPERAALEEQAAGLGIEVDFRGAVAPADMPGQLAGSAIGVAPYPDLGGEQQQYFSPLKVYEYLAAGLPVVASAVGQLPQILGELGTLVPPSDPAALATAIDTLAADPVLRGKLGWRGRMQAEEKHSWAGAVDRILDLAGRADG, via the coding sequence ATGCGTATCGCCTATGTCACCGTCGATCCCGGAATCCCCGTCTTCGGCACGAAGGGTGCCTCCGTGCACATCCAGGAGGTGGTGCGGGAACTGATCCGCCGCGGACACGACGTCACCGTCCACACCACCCGCGCCGGGCGCGACATCCCCGACGACCTGGCCGGCCTGGAGGTGATCGAGACCCGCATCGAGGCCGACGACCCCGGGGCCAGGGAACGCGCCCAGCAGGAGGTCTCCGCGCGGATCGCGGCGCGCATCATCGCCGGCGGCGCCGACCTGGTCTACGAGCGCTACTCGCTGTTCAGCACCGCGCTCGCCGAGGTGGCAGAGGCCACCGGGGCAGCCGGGATCCTGGAGGTCAACGCCCCCCTCATCGAGGAGCAGCGCACCCACCGCGTGCTCGTCGACGAGGAGGCCGCCGGGAAAGCGCTGGCCCGGCAGGTGGCGGCCGCCACCGCCACCGTCGCGGTCTCCGATCCCGTTCGCGACTGGGTGCGGGAACGCACCGGCTCGGAGAGCGTCCGCACCGTCCCCAACGGCGTCAGCATCACCCGCATCGTTCCGCGGCCCGAGGACATCGGCGACCCGGTGGTGACCTTCGTCGGCACCCTCAAACCGTGGCACGGCGTCGCCGACCTGCTGGCCGCCGCGGCCCTCGCCAAGCGGCCCTGGAAGCTGCGGATCATCGGCGACGGCCCCGAACGGGCCGCCCTGGAGGAACAGGCCGCGGGCCTCGGGATCGAGGTGGACTTCCGCGGCGCCGTCGCCCCCGCCGACATGCCGGGGCAGCTCGCCGGATCCGCCATCGGAGTGGCCCCCTACCCCGATCTCGGCGGCGAACAACAGCAGTACTTCTCGCCCCTGAAGGTCTACGAATACCTGGCGGCCGGGCTGCCGGTGGTGGCCTCCGCCGTCGGGCAGCTGCCGCAGATCCTCGGTGAGCTGGGCACCCTGGTGCCGCCCTCCGACCCGGCCGCGCTGGCTACCGCCATCGACACCCTCGCAGCCGACCCCGTGCTGCGCGGAAAACTGGGGTGGCGGGGACGGATGCAGGCCGAGGAGAAACACAGCTGGGCCGGTGCCGTCGACCGCATCCTCGACCTGGCCGGGAGGGCCGATGGCTGA
- a CDS encoding ABC transporter ATP-binding protein has translation MADRDKPSMRRSLKLVAPDVAPHRALILFGVLALLLEVAFRVLEPWPLKIVVDAVTAFRGAKVSHQPASVELLIGCGVALLLIVGLRALSNYLATICFALVGSRAATSLRARVFRHVQGLSQQFHARNRSADTVQRIVGDVARMQEVAITAGLPLMANVATLLVMVVVMFVLDPLLASVVLVAVVAFAVTSGPTSRKITAASRQTRKGEGQLANTAQESLASIRVVQAYGLENLVEENFTSANRTSLREGVRSRRYAARLERTTDVIVGLATAIVLVGGGLRVMQGAMSPGDLVLFITYLRTTMKPLRDMAKYTGRIARASASGERVADLMEITPDVVTPDEPVRPDVVTGAVRFDRVVTEYDGVEVLRGLCLDIRPGERVAIIGPSGAGKSTLVSLLVRAIDPVSGCVRLDGHRLTDLDLTQLRASVSLLHQEAVLFTGTIRENIRMGRGDATDAEVEDAARAANAHDFITEQPDGYETVVGERGGTLSGGQRQRIAIARALLRRSPVVVLDEATTGLDPEAASLVLDAIDRLAAGRTTLAVTHDAEVALRATRVVWLEDGRIRLDATPEELVATSDVFRAWVQASGRDMDSIRIGGSR, from the coding sequence ATGGCTGACCGCGACAAACCCTCGATGCGGCGCAGCCTGAAGCTGGTCGCGCCCGACGTCGCCCCGCACCGCGCGCTCATCCTGTTCGGGGTGCTCGCGCTGCTGCTGGAGGTGGCCTTCCGGGTGCTGGAGCCGTGGCCCCTGAAGATCGTCGTCGACGCGGTCACGGCGTTCCGGGGCGCGAAGGTCTCCCACCAGCCCGCGAGCGTTGAGCTGCTGATCGGGTGCGGTGTCGCGCTGCTGCTGATCGTGGGGTTGCGTGCCCTCAGCAACTACCTGGCCACCATCTGTTTCGCGCTGGTCGGTTCCCGGGCCGCCACGTCGCTGCGGGCCCGCGTGTTCCGGCACGTCCAGGGTCTGTCCCAGCAGTTCCACGCCCGCAACCGCAGCGCAGACACCGTGCAGCGGATCGTCGGTGACGTCGCCCGGATGCAGGAGGTCGCGATCACCGCCGGATTGCCGCTGATGGCCAACGTCGCAACCCTGCTGGTGATGGTCGTGGTGATGTTCGTCCTCGACCCGCTGCTCGCCAGCGTCGTGCTGGTGGCGGTCGTGGCCTTCGCGGTGACTTCGGGTCCGACGTCGCGGAAGATCACCGCCGCGTCCCGGCAGACCCGCAAGGGCGAGGGGCAGCTGGCCAACACCGCCCAGGAATCCCTCGCATCGATCCGCGTGGTGCAGGCCTACGGGCTGGAGAACTTGGTGGAGGAGAACTTCACCTCCGCGAATCGCACGTCGCTGCGGGAGGGGGTGCGGTCGCGCCGCTACGCCGCTAGGCTGGAACGCACCACCGACGTCATCGTCGGCCTGGCGACCGCGATCGTGCTGGTCGGCGGCGGGCTGCGGGTGATGCAGGGCGCGATGAGTCCCGGCGATCTGGTGCTGTTCATCACCTACCTGCGCACCACCATGAAACCGCTGCGCGACATGGCCAAGTACACGGGCCGCATCGCCCGGGCCAGCGCGTCGGGGGAGCGGGTCGCCGACCTGATGGAGATCACCCCCGACGTCGTCACCCCCGATGAGCCGGTGCGGCCGGACGTCGTGACGGGTGCGGTGCGGTTCGACCGGGTGGTCACCGAATACGACGGCGTCGAGGTGCTGCGCGGCCTCTGCCTGGACATCCGGCCCGGCGAGCGGGTAGCGATCATCGGGCCGTCCGGGGCGGGCAAGTCCACCCTCGTGTCGCTGCTGGTGCGGGCCATCGACCCCGTCTCCGGGTGTGTGCGGCTCGACGGGCACCGTCTGACCGACCTCGACCTGACCCAGCTGCGAGCCAGCGTCTCCCTGCTGCACCAGGAGGCGGTGCTGTTCACCGGCACCATCCGCGAGAACATCCGCATGGGCCGCGGCGACGCCACCGACGCGGAGGTGGAGGATGCCGCCCGCGCCGCCAACGCCCACGACTTCATCACGGAACAACCCGACGGCTACGAAACCGTCGTGGGGGAACGCGGCGGCACCCTCTCCGGCGGCCAGCGGCAGCGGATCGCGATCGCCCGGGCGCTGCTGCGCCGCTCACCCGTCGTGGTGCTCGACGAGGCCACCACCGGTCTCGACCCCGAGGCCGCGAGCCTGGTGCTGGACGCCATCGACCGTCTCGCCGCGGGCCGCACCACCCTGGCCGTCACCCACGACGCCGAGGTGGCGCTCAGGGCGACACGGGTGGTGTGGCTCGAGGACGGCCGCATCCGGCTCGACGCCACCCCGGAGGAACTCGTCGCCACCAGCGACGTGTTCCGGGCCTGGGTGCAGGCCAGCGGCCGCGACATGGATTCCATCAGGATCGGAGGTTCGCGATGA